The genomic window CTCGGGCGCCAGGCTCGGGAGTCCCGACCGGTCGCCGTAGCCGCCGTGCCGCTCATCGCGGACCATCTCGCCGTGCCGCAGCTCGATCACGCGGCGCTGCATCTGGTCGACGAAGCCGGCCTCGTGCGTGGCCATGACGACGGTCGTGCCGCCCGCGTTGATGCGCGAGAGCAGCTGCATGATGTCGATGGAGGTCGCCGGGTCGAGGTTTCCGGTCGGCTCGTCCGCGAGAAGGATCTGCGGGCGGTTGACCAGCGCGCGGGCGATGGCGACGCGCTGCTGCTCACCACCCGACAGCTCGTGGGGGAACCTCTTCTCCTTGCCGGCGAGGCCCACGAGCGCGAGCACCTCGGGGACCGCCTGCTGGATGAAGGCGCGGGACGAGCCGATGACCTGCAGCGTGAACGCGACGTTCTGGAAGACCGTCTTGGTCGGTAGCAGCCGGAAGTCCTGGAAGACGGCGCCGATGTGCCGGCGGAAGTAGGGCACCTTGCGGTTCGACAGCGTCCGCAGGTCGCGACCGAGCACGACCACCCGGCCTTCTGACGGCGTCTCCTCACGGAGGATCAGGCGCAGGCAGGAGGACTTGCCGGATCCGGAGGCGCCGACGAGGAAGACGAACTCTCCGCGCAGCACCTCGAAATCGACATCGCTCAGGGCGGGTTTGGAAGTGCCGCGAAAGCGCTTCGTGACGTTCTCGAACCGGATCATGGCCTAACGAGCCTATGCGGCCGCCCCGTCCCCGTGTCCAGCGACACTCACGGCTGCGGCATCCACCGGTGGACTCCGGGCACCCGGCGGATCAGTCGTCGACGTCTTTGCGCTTGCGCCAGCGGATGCCGGCCGAGATGAAGCCGTCGAGGTCGCCGTCGAAGACGACGGCGGGGTTGCCGACCTCGTGCCCCGTGCGGAGGTCCTTCACGAGCTGCTGGCCGTACAGGAAGTAAGAGCGCATCTGGTCGCCCCAGCTCGCGGTGATGACACCGGCGAGCTCCTTCTTCTTCGCCGCCTCCTCCTCGCGCTGCAGCAGCATGAGGCGCGTCTGCAGCACCCGCATGGCGGCGGCGCGGTTCTGGATCTGCGACTTCTCGTTCTGCATCGACACGACGATGCCCGACGGGATGTGCGTGAGGCGCACGGCCGAGTCGGTCGTGTTGACCGACTGGCCACCGGGACCGGACGAGCGGAAGACGTCGACACGGAGGTCCCCTTCGGGGATCTCGACCTCGACGGCCTCCTCCATCACCGGGATGACCTCGACCGCCGCGAACGACGTCTGCCGCTTGTCGGCGGAGCCGAATGGGCTGATGCGCGCGAGACGGTGGGTGCCGGCCTCGACCGAGAGCGTGCCGTAGGCATAAGGGGCGTCGACCTCGAACGTCGCGGACTTGATGCCCGCGCCCTCCGCATAGGACGTGTCCATGAGCTTCACGGGGTACTTGTGACGCTCGGCCCAGCGCAGGTACATGCGCAGCAGCATCTCGGCGAAGTCGGTGGCGTCGTCGCCCCCGGCGCCCGAGCGGATCGTGACGACGGCGGAGCGCTCGTCGTACTCGCCGTCGAGGAGCGTCTGCACCTCGAGCTGGCTGACGATGTCCTCCAGCTCGGCGATCTCGCGACGCGCCTCTTCGGCGGCATCCTCGTCGTCCATCTCGTTGGCGAGCTCGACCAGCACGTCGAGATCGTCGAGACGCTGCTCGACGTCGGTGACGCGCTTGAGCTCGGACTGGCGGTGGCTGAGGGCGCTGGTGACCTTCTGCGCCTTCTCGACGTCGTCCCACAGATTGGGGGCGCCGGCCTCCTCGCTGAGACGCGCGATGTCTTTCGTGAGTGCCTCGACGTCGACCACGGCCTTGATGTCGGCGAACGTGGAGCGCAGGGCCTGGATATCGGCGGAGGGATCGAAGTCGAGCATGACAGTCCAGACTAACGTGGAAGCGATGAGCGATCACGCCGAGTCCGCCAGCGCGCGGGACGTGCTGTGGCGGTTCGGCCCCATGGTCTACGGCCCCACACTGCTCTTCGCGCTCGGCGAGGGTGCCGTCATCCCCCTGATCCCGGTGATCGCCGCGCAACTCGGAGCGGATGTCGCGACCGCCGCCCTCGTCGCGTCAGCGCTCGTCGTGGGCCAGCTCTGCGGAAACATCCCCGCCGGCTGGTCGGTCGCCCGCATCGGCGAACGCCTCACCATGGCGATCGCCGGCTTCGTCTCCCTCGCCGGCATCGTGGGCATGGCGTTCGCGCCGTCGCTCGGCATCTTCGCCATCGCGGTGTTCCTCATCGGGTTCTGCGCGGCGGCCTTCGGGCTCGCACGCCACTCCTTCATGACCACGCGCGTACCGCTGTCGTTCCGCGCCCGCGCGCTGTCGCTGCTGGGCGGCACGTTCCGCCTCGGCATGTTCGTCGGTCCTTTCGTCGCCGCCGCGCTCCTCGCCGTCCTCGGCGATGAGCACGCGACGATCTGGTTCTTCGGCGGCTGCCTCGTCGCGACGATCCTGCTGGTGCTCCTGGGTCCCGACCCCGAGAAGCAGCTGCTCGCCCCGTCTGCATCCGCCCGCGCGGAGGTGGACACCGAAGACACCGGCGAGCCCGTCACGGGTTCGATCCCGTTGCGACGGTCTCAGCGGTCGGGCTCCCCTACGGCGAGCGCGAGATCCGACCCCGGCACCGGCGTGGTGCGCACGATGTGGCGCCACCGCCGCGTGCTGTCGACGCTCGGGCTGGCCGCGGCATCCCTTTCCGCCGTCCGCTCTGCGCGCCAGGTCGTGCTGCCGCTGTGGGGCGTGTCGATCGGACTCGATGCGCAGACGATCGCGCTCGTGGTCGGCATCTCGGGCGCGATCGACTTCGCGCTGTTCTACGCGAGCGGCCAGGTGATGGACCGGTTCGGGAGGCTGTGGGCGGCGCTTCCGGCCATGATCCTGATGGGTGCGGGGTTCGTCGCGCTCGCCTTCACGCACGATCTCCCGCAGGCGGCGATGTGGTTCGCCATGTTCGCCGCGGTGCTCGGAGTGGGCAACGGCCTGTCGAGCGGCATCCTGCTCACCCTCGGCGCCGATGTCGCTCCGCAGTCGGATCCGGCCGCGTTCCTCGGGTCGTGGCGTACGCTCACCGACGCCGGCGGCGCGGTCGCGCCGCTGCTGGTCTCTGCCATCGCCGCGGTGGGCTCGCTCGCCGTGGCGACCGGAGTGATGGGCGCCATCGGACTGCTGGGCGCTCTGGCCTTCGTGCGCTGGGTGCCGAGATACGTGCCGCGGACACTGCCATGACCGCCGTGGTGCGATTCTGCCGCAGCCGCAAGGGCGGCCGGCGCTGCACGCGTCCCCTCGGCCACGCTGGTCTGCATCGCCACCGGACGATCATGTGGGCGGATGCCGCGGACGACCCCGCGCGCTGTCCGGGCTCCGGTGAGCCCGGCACGCCCGCCGCCCCGCTCGCCGACGGCTACCCGGACGGGCGAGCGATGTGCGCGGTGTGCCACCGCTTCATCGCGCTCGACGCGGACGCACGGCTTGTGCCGCACGACACGGCGGACGAGAGCGAGACGGATGCCGAGACCCGGCGCCGTCAGGAGTGGTTCAACGTCCACGGCTGGTAGGGATTCTCCCGCGGCCCGACGTCAGACCCAGGCTCTGCGCACCGCCTCCGCACCCAGCTGCATGCGCGTCGTGACGCCCGCCGTGTCCATGAGCTCGGCGATCCGGCGCTGCACCGTCCGCAGCGAGATGCCGAGCTGCGCGGCGGCCGCGGCATCCGTCACCCCCATGAGCAGAAGGTGCAGCAGGTCGTGGTCGATGTCATCGGTCGTGGGCATCGCGGCGATGGGGAGGAACTCGGTGGCGGCGCGCCAGTACTCCTCGAAGATCGAGCTCACGAGGTCGAGCAGGCCGCTCGGGTGGATGAGGAGCGCACCGAAGCCGCGGTCCTCGCCCTGCGAGTGCATCGGGACGAGCGCCATCTGGTCGTCGACGATGAACATCCGCGTCGGCAACGTCGGCAGCACACGGATCTCCTCCCCGATCTGGGCCATCTCACGCGCCGCGGTCAGGAACCCCGGCCGTTCCAGCACCGCGTTCTCGACGATCACGCGGTAGCGCACGCCGCGGGCGAGCGCACGGTCCTCCTCGATATTGTCCTCGCCGCTGAGCAGGGCGATCTCGTGCAGTACGAGCACGCGCACCTGCTCGATGGACGCGGCCTGCAGCTGCGCGACCCGCTGCCGCACGGCGTCGTCGCCGATCACCACGTCGACCACGTCTGCGACGCTGCGGCGCTCCACCGATCGCCGGTACAGATCGCTGAGCTCGACGAGCGCCTCGTGCGCGCGGGTGAGCCCACGCTCCCGCTCGAGCAGCAGCGGGCGCAGTGAGATCGACGGCGGCGACGCGACGAACCGGTCGCTGCTCGATGCCTGACGCGCCAGCAGACCGAGTCTTTCCAGCTCGGCGACCATGGGGCGCACGCGCGGCAGCGACATGCTGAGGGCTGCCGCGATCTCGGCCATCGACGCGGACGGCTGCTGCAGCACGCACCGGTACACAGCGGTGTGCGCCTCGTCGAGACCGAGCGCTTCGAGCACGGTGGCCTTCCCCATGTCGTCCATCGTCACCCGCCCAGCCTGGCGGATGGTGGCCATGGCATTTCTCCGCCACCACTTTAAGCACACCGGCGACGAAGGTGGGCACTACGGAATCCCCAACCGAGAGGCTCGCGCATGTCACGACCCCAGCCCTCCGGACGCCGCCTGCGTCCGATCGTCGCCGCCACGAGCGGCATCGCGATCGCGATCGCAGGCGTCGGCCTCGCCACCCTGCCGGCCACGGCATCGCCCGCCCCTGAGGTCTCCCCCGCCTCAGCCGCGCCCGATGCAGCTGCCGTCACCAGCCACACGGTGACCCTCCTCACCGGCGACCGCGTGACGGTGACCGACCTGTCGGACGGCACCCACGCCGTCTCGGTCGACACCGCCGTCGAAGGTGCCGGTGTCCGCACGTACGAGGCGGCCGGCGACCTCCACGTCGTACCCGACGCCGCGATGCCGTATCTCGCAGCGGGCGCGCTCGACGAGGACCTGTTCAACGTCTCCCTTCTCATCGAGTACGGCTACGACGACGCGTCGGTCGACGCCACCCCGGTCATCGTCGAGCAGGATGCCGCGTCCGCCCGGAGCTACTCCGCCCCGGCACCCGGGCTCGAGGTGCAGACGGCGCTCGAGAGCATCGGCGCCTCGGCCGCGACGCTCGGCCACGACGCGGCCGCCTCCGCGTGGCAGACGCTGACCGCACCCACGGCGCGCAGCTTCTCGGCCGCGCCGGAGCTCGCCGGCGGGATCGAGGCGATCCACCTCGACGGCAAGGTGCAGGCCACGCTCGACTCGAGCGTCGGCTACATCGACGCGCCCGAGGCCTGGGCCGCCGGCCACACCGGCGCCGGCGTCACCGTGGCGGTGCTGGACACCGGCTACGACGACACCCACCCCGATCTCCAGGGCCGCGTGCTCGACGGCTCGAAGAGCTTCGTCCCCGGCGAAGAGGTGGCCGCCGACCCGAACGGCCACGGCACCCACGTCGCCTCGACGATCGCGGGAACCGGCGCCGCGAGCGACGGCACCCACCGCGGCGTCGCCGACGGCGCGCAGCTGCTCGTCGGCAAGGTGCTCGACGCCAGCGGCTGGGGCCAGGACTCGTGGATCATCGACGCGATGGAGTGGGCGGGCCAGAACGCCCCGATCGTGTCGATGAGCCTCGGATCCCCCGTGCCGTCCGACGGCAAGGATCTGATGGCCGAGTCGCTCGACCGGATCGCCGAGCAGACCGGCGCCCTCTTCGTCGTGGCCGCCGGCAACGCCGGCGCGGCCGAGACGATCGGCGCACCGGGATCGGCACAAGAGGCGCTCACCGTCGGCTCGGTCGACGACCCGTCGGGCGCGCTGTCGTGGTTCACCAGTCAGGGGCCGCTCTCCCGCTCCGGCGCATTGAAGCCCGACGTCACCGGCCCGGGCAACGACGTCACCGCGGCACGTTCCGCCGACGCCGGCGGTGAGGGCGCGTACATCGGGATGAGCGGCACGTCGATGGCGACGCCGCACGTGGCGGGAGCCGCCGCGATCCTCCTCGGCGCGAACCCCGACTACACCACCGACCAGCTGAAGGCGGCCCTCGCCAGCACCACGGTCGACGTCGGCTACACCGCGTACCAGGGCGGCTCGGGCGTCATCGACGTCGACGCCGCACTGGAGGCACCCGTCGTCGCGTCCGGCTCGGGCGACTTCGGCATGCTGATGTGGGGCGAGGAGCCGACCCCGGTCGAGCGCACCGTCGAGTACACCAACCGGACGGATGCCGAGATCACCGTCGCCCTCACCGCGACGCTCGGCGACACGACGCCGGGCGCCGGCGGCGAGCCCGGCCCCCTGTCGGCCGGCATCGCGTTCGACGCCCTCACGCTCGACGTCGACGCGCTCACGATCCCCGCCGGTGAGACCCGCTCGGCGACGATGACGGTCGACCCGGCCAAGGTTCCTGCGGGCACCCAGCTGTCGGGCGTGCTCGTCGGATCCATCGAGGGCGACCCCGTGACGCGGACCGCGCTCGGAACGATCGCCGAGGCGGAGCGCTACGACCTCACCATCACGGCCACCGACTTCGACGGCAACGCGACCACCGCGTACGCGATGCTGTACGACCCCGCGACCCAATGGGCCGAGCCCGTGCTCGTCGCCGGCGAGTCCACGCTGCGCCTCATGAAGGGCGACTACACGGTCATGTCGTTCATGGAGCTCGCGCGTACGCCCGACACCATCGCGACGGTGCTGGTCGGCGAGCCCACGCTCGAGCTGGACCAGAACCGCACGGTCGCCCTCGACGCCCGCACCGCCGAGCAGATCACGGTCGGTGTCGGTCAAGACGGGCTCGATCCCGTCTTCCGCAGGATGGACGTGACGGTCGACGACTTCGTCGCGAGCGCGATGATGCCCGTCTGGACGGATGAGATGTGGGCGCAGCCGCAGACCGTCGACGACGCCGACTTCGGCTTCACCACGCGGTGGCGGCTGCAGACACCGCTGCTGACGCTCACGGCGGGCAAGCAGCCGCTCGACCTCATCGAGCAGATCGGCTCCACGCTGCTCGACGGATCGTTCAAGGCGACCGCCGTGGACGCCGGCAAGGGCAGCGCCGAGGAGTTCGCCACCGCGGACATCGCGGGCAAGATCGCCGTGGTGACCCGGTCGGCCGAGGTCTCGGCATCCCAGCGCGCCGCGAACGCGGCCGCCGCCGGCGCGAAGCTGCTCATCGTCGTCAACGACGGCGACGGTGAGTTCAACGAGTGGGTGGGATCCGAGGACTACGCGACGGATGTCGGCATCCCGGTCGCCGGGATCAGCGGCGTCGAAGGGCGTCAGCTGCTCGCGCAGCTGGCGACCAAGAAGCTGACGATCGCCGCCGTCGGGGTTCCGACCTCGGATGTCGTGTACGACATCGCCGAGTTCGGTGACGGCGAGATCCCGTCGGACCTCTCGTACGCGCACACCGCGGACGACCTCGCCCGCATCGACACCCGCTTCCACGGCCAGCGGGAGGAGATCGGCGAGTTCCGCTACGACTTCGTGCCCGGCGCGGAGTACGGCAACGGCTTCCCGATGCGCACGCAGCGCGGGACCGAGCGGGCTGAGTGGGTCAACACCGACGGGCTCCGCTGGTACCAGAGCCTGGGGATCACGTCGGTCCGCTGGGAGATGCGCGACATCATGCGCAGCTACGAGCCGGGCGAGCGCACCGAGGCCGAGTACTACGGCGGAATCGTGCGCCCGTACGTCGGGACGGGGTATTGGGTGCCCAACCTCGTGTCCGACTACGCCCAGATCAACATCCCGAGCTGGGCCGACGGCGGCGACTCGGCCCACACCGGTGCGTTCGACACCTGGAGCGAGCCGTCGACGGTGCAGCAGCTGACCGACGTGTACCTCGACGGCGAGCTGATCCGCCAGACCGAGCACCAGGGTGCGAACGTCTTCGACCTGCCCGACGGCGAGCACGACTGGCGCGTGGTGAGCACCGCGACCCACGACGGCTCGCACCTGGCGGGATCCACGAAGACGGTGAGCGACTGGACGTTCCGCGCCACCGGCAAGCTGGGCGATTGGGAGTACCAGCTGCTCCCGCTGATCCAGGCGTACTACGACGTCGACGTCAACGCGCAGAACCTCGTCGGCGAAGGCCGCAAGAAGGGCTCGGGAGTCACCCTGGGCCTGGAGCTCGGACACGTCGCGGGCACCTCCCCCGCCGGCGCGATCACCGACGCCACGCTCGAGGCCCGCACCGCGGGCGGCGATTGGGTGCCGGTGGCCCTGTCTTCGGCGGAGACGGATGCCCCGACGGGCGCTGTCGAGCATGACGGCGGCATCTTCGTCGAGTCGCGCGCCTGGGTCAGCGGATTCTCCGCCCAGATCCCGGTGCCCGACAAGGGCGGCTGGGTCGACCTGCGTGTGACCGCGACGGATGCCGAGGGCAACACGTTCTCGCAGGAGATCGAGCGCGCGTTCGAGGCCACGCCGGCCAAGGGCGCCCGCTAAGCGCAGCGCGCCACGAAGGGCTCCGACGCACGCGTGTCGGAGCCCTTCGTGCTGCGCCCGCGGCGCGGCCGAGGGCTAGTCTCGCGGACTCTTACCGGGCCAACAGCCGCTCACCAGAGCATCCCGATCAGGTGGGCGAACAGGTCCTCCGAGTCGTTGTCGAGACCCCGCCGCGCGAACCACGTCGAGATGTTCACCACGTCGCGGTGCAGGAAATCGAGCCCCTGCGGGTTGGCGGCCACGTCGACGATCTGGGGCAGGTCGATCACCACGATGCGCCCGTGGTGGTCGAGCAGGTTGTACGGCGACAGATCGCCGTGCGCGAAACCGGCACCGGCGAACGCCTCGAGGATGCCGACGACCTGGGCGAAGGCATCCTGCAGCTCCTCGCCGTGCAGTCTGCTCTGAGCGAGTCGCGGCGCCGCGGCGCGGCCGTCGCCGACGAACTCCATGAGCACCTCGGTGTCGCTCACCTGCACCGGATAGGGCACGGGAACGCCGGCCTGCCAGGCTCGGCGCAGCGCCTCGAACTCGCTGTGCGCCCAGTGCCCGGCCGCCACGGAGCGGCCGTGCGCCGACTTGC from Microbacterium sp. ProA8 includes these protein-coding regions:
- the ftsE gene encoding cell division ATP-binding protein FtsE, translating into MIRFENVTKRFRGTSKPALSDVDFEVLRGEFVFLVGASGSGKSSCLRLILREETPSEGRVVVLGRDLRTLSNRKVPYFRRHIGAVFQDFRLLPTKTVFQNVAFTLQVIGSSRAFIQQAVPEVLALVGLAGKEKRFPHELSGGEQQRVAIARALVNRPQILLADEPTGNLDPATSIDIMQLLSRINAGGTTVVMATHEAGFVDQMQRRVIELRHGEMVRDERHGGYGDRSGLPSLAPEPERGAAAVAALTAVLEVQREAAIAAAAGLDPTAVEEDEPIAGETETVSPGVAAAAAAAAEAATAAALAVDELRKAEALEQSADGPDGPEEPEAVAAPPAHTQSIPVVDLEQIEVAELGLADRLGLGETDPDDEVGPTS
- the prfB gene encoding peptide chain release factor 2 → MLDFDPSADIQALRSTFADIKAVVDVEALTKDIARLSEEAGAPNLWDDVEKAQKVTSALSHRQSELKRVTDVEQRLDDLDVLVELANEMDDEDAAEEARREIAELEDIVSQLEVQTLLDGEYDERSAVVTIRSGAGGDDATDFAEMLLRMYLRWAERHKYPVKLMDTSYAEGAGIKSATFEVDAPYAYGTLSVEAGTHRLARISPFGSADKRQTSFAAVEVIPVMEEAVEVEIPEGDLRVDVFRSSGPGGQSVNTTDSAVRLTHIPSGIVVSMQNEKSQIQNRAAAMRVLQTRLMLLQREEEAAKKKELAGVITASWGDQMRSYFLYGQQLVKDLRTGHEVGNPAVVFDGDLDGFISAGIRWRKRKDVDD
- a CDS encoding MFS transporter — its product is MSDHAESASARDVLWRFGPMVYGPTLLFALGEGAVIPLIPVIAAQLGADVATAALVASALVVGQLCGNIPAGWSVARIGERLTMAIAGFVSLAGIVGMAFAPSLGIFAIAVFLIGFCAAAFGLARHSFMTTRVPLSFRARALSLLGGTFRLGMFVGPFVAAALLAVLGDEHATIWFFGGCLVATILLVLLGPDPEKQLLAPSASARAEVDTEDTGEPVTGSIPLRRSQRSGSPTASARSDPGTGVVRTMWRHRRVLSTLGLAAASLSAVRSARQVVLPLWGVSIGLDAQTIALVVGISGAIDFALFYASGQVMDRFGRLWAALPAMILMGAGFVALAFTHDLPQAAMWFAMFAAVLGVGNGLSSGILLTLGADVAPQSDPAAFLGSWRTLTDAGGAVAPLLVSAIAAVGSLAVATGVMGAIGLLGALAFVRWVPRYVPRTLP
- a CDS encoding MarR family transcriptional regulator, producing the protein MATIRQAGRVTMDDMGKATVLEALGLDEAHTAVYRCVLQQPSASMAEIAAALSMSLPRVRPMVAELERLGLLARQASSSDRFVASPPSISLRPLLLERERGLTRAHEALVELSDLYRRSVERRSVADVVDVVIGDDAVRQRVAQLQAASIEQVRVLVLHEIALLSGEDNIEEDRALARGVRYRVIVENAVLERPGFLTAAREMAQIGEEIRVLPTLPTRMFIVDDQMALVPMHSQGEDRGFGALLIHPSGLLDLVSSIFEEYWRAATEFLPIAAMPTTDDIDHDLLHLLLMGVTDAAAAAQLGISLRTVQRRIAELMDTAGVTTRMQLGAEAVRRAWV
- a CDS encoding S8 family serine peptidase, with product MSRPQPSGRRLRPIVAATSGIAIAIAGVGLATLPATASPAPEVSPASAAPDAAAVTSHTVTLLTGDRVTVTDLSDGTHAVSVDTAVEGAGVRTYEAAGDLHVVPDAAMPYLAAGALDEDLFNVSLLIEYGYDDASVDATPVIVEQDAASARSYSAPAPGLEVQTALESIGASAATLGHDAAASAWQTLTAPTARSFSAAPELAGGIEAIHLDGKVQATLDSSVGYIDAPEAWAAGHTGAGVTVAVLDTGYDDTHPDLQGRVLDGSKSFVPGEEVAADPNGHGTHVASTIAGTGAASDGTHRGVADGAQLLVGKVLDASGWGQDSWIIDAMEWAGQNAPIVSMSLGSPVPSDGKDLMAESLDRIAEQTGALFVVAAGNAGAAETIGAPGSAQEALTVGSVDDPSGALSWFTSQGPLSRSGALKPDVTGPGNDVTAARSADAGGEGAYIGMSGTSMATPHVAGAAAILLGANPDYTTDQLKAALASTTVDVGYTAYQGGSGVIDVDAALEAPVVASGSGDFGMLMWGEEPTPVERTVEYTNRTDAEITVALTATLGDTTPGAGGEPGPLSAGIAFDALTLDVDALTIPAGETRSATMTVDPAKVPAGTQLSGVLVGSIEGDPVTRTALGTIAEAERYDLTITATDFDGNATTAYAMLYDPATQWAEPVLVAGESTLRLMKGDYTVMSFMELARTPDTIATVLVGEPTLELDQNRTVALDARTAEQITVGVGQDGLDPVFRRMDVTVDDFVASAMMPVWTDEMWAQPQTVDDADFGFTTRWRLQTPLLTLTAGKQPLDLIEQIGSTLLDGSFKATAVDAGKGSAEEFATADIAGKIAVVTRSAEVSASQRAANAAAAGAKLLIVVNDGDGEFNEWVGSEDYATDVGIPVAGISGVEGRQLLAQLATKKLTIAAVGVPTSDVVYDIAEFGDGEIPSDLSYAHTADDLARIDTRFHGQREEIGEFRYDFVPGAEYGNGFPMRTQRGTERAEWVNTDGLRWYQSLGITSVRWEMRDIMRSYEPGERTEAEYYGGIVRPYVGTGYWVPNLVSDYAQINIPSWADGGDSAHTGAFDTWSEPSTVQQLTDVYLDGELIRQTEHQGANVFDLPDGEHDWRVVSTATHDGSHLAGSTKTVSDWTFRATGKLGDWEYQLLPLIQAYYDVDVNAQNLVGEGRKKGSGVTLGLELGHVAGTSPAGAITDATLEARTAGGDWVPVALSSAETDAPTGAVEHDGGIFVESRAWVSGFSAQIPVPDKGGWVDLRVTATDAEGNTFSQEIERAFEATPAKGAR
- a CDS encoding RIO1 family regulatory kinase/ATPase: MSSARFDASASLLSPELEPGTDQRWSTWPASSPTQRGPLPHPHWLVTASAAFDTELGVVKTGKEADVHLIERAVPGTAGVLLAAKRYRTTHHSDFHRSGSYEEGRTMRNTRDARAVGRKSAHGRSVAAGHWAHSEFEALRRAWQAGVPVPYPVQVSDTEVLMEFVGDGRAAAPRLAQSRLHGEELQDAFAQVVGILEAFAGAGFAHGDLSPYNLLDHHGRIVVIDLPQIVDVAANPQGLDFLHRDVVNISTWFARRGLDNDSEDLFAHLIGMLW